The Parashewanella spongiae genome has a window encoding:
- a CDS encoding Dam family site-specific DNA-(adenine-N6)-methyltransferase, giving the protein MNKKNRAFLKWAGGKFKLVDTLKEFLPEGERLIEPFVGAGSVFLNTDYEEYLLCDINQDLINLYNVVKKQPDFYIKEASKLFVESMNEKQAYYAIREKFNQTDDAFERSLYFLYLNRYGFNGLCRYNRKGGFNVPFGSFKKPYFPEKELQFFAEKAQKAEFRCIGYEQAFELATSGDVIYCDPPYAPLSTTASFTTYVGAGFSLDDQAILARLSRHMAMEKEVHVVVSNHDIPLTRELYHGARLRQIQVQRSISQKGSSRKKVNELIALYDGKYHKSDLT; this is encoded by the coding sequence ATGAATAAAAAAAATAGAGCCTTTCTTAAATGGGCTGGCGGTAAATTCAAACTTGTTGATACATTAAAGGAGTTTTTGCCAGAAGGTGAAAGACTGATTGAACCTTTTGTGGGTGCCGGAAGTGTATTTCTCAATACCGATTACGAAGAGTATTTGCTCTGTGATATTAATCAAGATCTCATTAATCTTTATAATGTCGTCAAAAAACAACCTGACTTTTACATTAAAGAAGCTAGTAAGTTGTTTGTCGAATCAATGAATGAAAAACAAGCGTATTACGCGATTCGAGAAAAATTTAATCAAACTGATGATGCTTTTGAGCGAAGCCTGTACTTTTTATATCTAAATCGTTATGGTTTTAATGGTTTGTGTCGTTACAACCGTAAAGGTGGCTTTAATGTTCCTTTTGGTTCTTTTAAGAAGCCTTACTTCCCTGAAAAAGAACTGCAATTTTTTGCAGAAAAAGCCCAAAAAGCAGAATTTAGATGTATCGGTTATGAACAGGCATTTGAACTGGCAACTTCAGGGGATGTGATTTATTGCGATCCTCCTTATGCACCGCTTTCAACAACGGCCAGCTTTACTACTTATGTTGGAGCAGGGTTCTCGCTTGATGATCAGGCGATTTTAGCGCGGCTTTCTCGTCATATGGCGATGGAAAAAGAGGTTCATGTCGTGGTAAGTAATCATGATATTCCGTTAACTCGAGAGTTATATCATGGGGCAAGGCTTCGTCAGATCCAAGTGCAAAGAAGCATCAGTCAAAAAGGCAGTTCAAGAAAAAAAGTGAACGAATTAATTGCCTTGTATGATGGTAAGTACCACAAAAGCGATTTAACTTAA